Genomic window (Macrobrachium nipponense isolate FS-2020 chromosome 35, ASM1510439v2, whole genome shotgun sequence):
GATTTATCGATTTTAATTCTGGTTATCGCCGTCGGTTAATATATTGTGATTAAGGGATAGATTTGTGGGAATTTTTTCGTAATGTATTTTATGATCCACTGTCATGCATATTGTATCTTACATCCCTGTGACTGATGTCATATCACAAAAATCCAGCTctgttaatattagaaaattggaactttattagatatgattatactattaagaaataaaattcaaaatatgaaatctgTACGtttcaccatgttaatataatgtaaaatcattattgtattatgttaatattagttagaaGATTTTACTTTTACCCAAATAttattgtggataaaccacactttacattacgcttactaatacttaactttctaaactattgcCTATCATGGTTGGCTAGCTAACtggcctcactcttctttcacccatctttcctgtcagaaaaaaaaacactgtcaaAGAAATACTGCtataattatattagttattatatcaTATGAAGGACACCAGCATCGCTTGAATAGAAAACGACATCCTCATTGACTCTTCTCGATAGAGGAGAATTACCCCTTCATCGTGGCATCTTGGAAAGTGATGTATCTGGGTCTCGAAGATTAGGTTCCTCGATACGTTAATACTGAACAGTTAAAGGTGCCATGCTTTCATCACAATATGACCCTGGTTTGCCCATATCTTCCTCTTCCTGCGTTCCATGTCTACAGCCAATTCTCAGGTGACAAAAGTGTTTTTCCATCTGATGTACTCTGCTACTGTACCCCCTGAGAAACCTGACTTAAATATCAAATCCCAACATTTTCTGACTACTAACATTCCTCTTTAAAGAGAATCTACCATATCCCTGTTTTCAGCTTGGCTAATACACGAATATCTTCGCAGGAAAGTCATATAAATACCCCACCTACTTCCGCTTTCTGCATTTGATTTAAAAATCGATTTGGATTTTTAAAAGATGTGTAgccacagtgaaaaaaaaaaactaggttaaCATGAGGAAGGTACATCACTTATAATGGATGAAACTAGGGCATGCAACCAAGAAGAGACCAAAGCAAATTGAGCTTGTAGAAAATGATCACAGATGTAGAATGCAAAGTAGAAAGTGCTAAGAACTCGTTTGTTGAGCTTGAAGTCAAAGCGCGAGAAGCGATAagagaaaatatctgaaaaaacagACGCATGTTGCTGACATAGTTTTGTATCCAGAGAGTATGAGGTTAGTTGACAGAATTGTCAATGAAATATACATGGAAGGGGAGAAAATGGAGAATACCTATCAGGAGGAATGTGGCAATCAAAGCAACAGAAACAGAAGAGAGGAAATAAATGAGAGACGTGACAGAAATGATTCGCTGAGAGAATCATGATCATAATTTCTCAGATAGTTTACACGTGATGCAAGAAAAGGGATATAAAACAAATCTTTTCAAaggtaataaaaaaggaaatgattgGCTGAGTGAATCATGATCATAATTTCTCAGATAGTTTACACGTGAAGCAAGAAAAGGGATATGAAAAACcctttcaaaataataacaaaggaaAGTCAGAATTGTGGTAAACTAAAGTTTTGGTACATGATATCTATTTAGCCCTAATCACAATGAAACCTCTGATCAAAATAACATTTACCAacagttttcatttaatttctatgACACGTGCTCTGCTGGAAATTAATTCGTAATTCACCCTGTACCatttaaaagctgaaaaaaaaaccagCCTGGGTTCCAGTAATCGAGTGAATTCGTACAGGACTCACGGTACCCCTTCCAAACGCGAACACATTCCGGCTAATTACACGTCAGAAGCACACTCGTCGAATAAATAGCTGGCAGTAACTTCATTATAGGcaatttatttttcagaatattGACGTAAAGCCGATAATGCATGATTAACTGATAATGGAAGCGATTTTGCTTTGATGTCCCCTTTGAATATCCAAAGTGATTATGATCGAAATATGTAATTATGGAGGATAGGATGTAATTTAAATGAGGTTTCTTTGTtcccttttttatactttaccaaTGATGTAATGATGATTGGGAAGTGTCCTTCTATTTGTAAAGGCAAGAAATTTGTTGAATTGGGAAATTTGGGACTCTCAAGCCAAGACCTTGGGACACCGGCCATTCAGTGCTAAGGCAGTGAAAATGGAGTGTTTGAGTGGTTGGACATCAAGGAAATACAAAGCTCTAGAGGATAAAGCCCCCACAATTTCACTGGGAAACAACAGTTAGATCTGTTTGACcgaaagaatgaagaaaggaagcggaaaAGGAGGTCCAATGAATGTTGTTGCAGTTAGTTGCCTGTGAGACTCTGCAAACACCTttgagtaatgtctacagtgcaccacgtgaggtgcactgatggcgctcCTCCCTACATGATGTGAAATTAGTTATCTTTTAATGAGCATCTCGTATGCAACTGATTTCAGTGATGTGTGATTAGCAGCCAATGGATATGGGATAAAAACTAACCTTCTTAGTTTTCCTGATCAATTTATCGTCCTCGGGAGACAGGTTTTTGAACAGCTCGAGCCACGACTCGGCAGCAGAGTAATCTCTGTTGTCTCTGTCTTTCTTCGACACGATCTCCTTCAGCTTGGTGGAGGAGGCAGAGGAGTCGTACTTATCGTTGGCATTCCTCAGGTAGCGCTTCTTGTCCTTGGCCTCCTTCAGCTGGCTGGCCAGCTTGACCTGAGTCTTCTCCAGGCTCTGTATCGCGTCCTTGTGCTCGATCATCAGCTCGTTGATCTTTGGCAGGAGTTCGACCTCGATGCGGGCGTTCTCGTTCTGGAGGTCGGTCTTCAGTGCCAGCAGGCTCTGGATGCAGTCCTCGATCCTCGTCTCCGCGTTCTGGTAGTCCACCAGCAGGTTGCGATTCGTCGCTCCCGAGTCCTTGGTGGCGTTGTCGAGCTTCTCGGCCGCGAAGGTGTGCTCCTGCAGGTGCTGGTGGGGTCCCGGGGAGGTTTCGGCCTCTTTGTTCGAGAGGAACTTGATGAAGTCCTCGACCCCGTGGTTGACCATGACGTCGCCAGCGGAGGACGCCTGGAATTCCACGCGGCAGAAGGGGCACTGCTTCGAGTGGTTGTTGATGAGTTTCGTGATACAGTTTGTGCAGAAGTGGTGGGAGCAGGTGAGGGTTCGCGGCCTTCTCTCGTCCTCGTCGAACTCCTCGTTGCAGACCCGGCATTCCCTGGGATCGAACGCAGCCTgcgggagagagatagagagagagagaggagagtcgtGAACACTTACACACTATACAATAAACTGAGTtggtacaaaaatatcatttgataCATGGCAGGAAAAGATCAGCAAAACCTTTGGTAGTATTCCCTGGGATCGAAcgcagcctgagagagagagagagagtgagtgagaagagagagagagagagagagagagagagagagagagagagagagaggattacttACAGACTGAGCAGTAAACTGAACGGGTACATAAAGATTATTTGCTACTTTAAACAAAAGTGACACCTCAGTAAACAAAACTTTGAAAAAAGTAAGAAAGATTTCCTATCCAATTCAAGTAATTTATTGGCCACATGATTAGTTCACAAGATCAAAGAAAatccatgagagagaggagagagagagagagagagagagagagagagagagagagcagacgaacGAGAGGAATGTAGGAAGATATGTAAAATGcaattattcatggaaaaatgagcgaaaatttaaattattttaagacCACaatccaggggagagagagagagagagagagagagagagagagagagagagagagagagagagagagtagtgtagGGAGAGATATAAAATGCAATGGTTCGTGGAAAAGGTAGCGAAAATTTAACTTATTTTAAGACCAATTACGCTAATTATAAAGCAGAAAAAGGTCGAACAGGAAAAATATACAATGAAAGGGGGTGCCATTAAAAAAGTCTGATGTACCTCAGGCATTTTACCACATCTTGAATGGGCGGCAAACGTTAtatgcaaaaatggaatgttgagaagtcaaaaaggaaatgaatgtttatatatatatatatatatatatatatatatatatatatatatatatatattatatataatatatgtgtgtgtgtgtgtgtgtgtgtgtgtgtgtgtgtgtggcgagaATGTATGTCGAGCGATtgttagagacagagagagagagaggagagagagagagagagagagagagagagagagagagagagaattcttgttcAAATGCTCTTCGTCCTTCATCGAAAACAAGGCCAGGAGTGAATGCCTGGTTGAGGTTTGGTGTGTCGatcacttttcattaattttaaatgtcACTGTGTTTTTTGAGCCGCTGCTGTATAATACGTAACTGGTATTTAGCCCATGTGGTGTGTCCTGTCTAAAGAGGCATAGGACGTTTGCCTAGCACCATTCCTCAAAAATGCTTGTACTTTTGGTTGTCAGAGCAAAGCAACAATATTGATACACTGTGAGTGTACACTTTTCCTTGCGAAGGTATATTTCTAAATGCAAATGGGGTCTTCGTATAATGATGCATCGTACAAGTACTGATCTAATTTCGTGTTCGTTTGAGAACGTGCTGTCCATTCTTAGTAAATCATGAATTACTTTATAGAAATAGTGGACTTAACAATAGCTTTTCATGTATATCATTGGAGCAGAACTTTGACATACGCCAACATTGTATCGCAGCACAATAGATACGCGTTCAAATAGATCATGCAAGTGAAAGGATTATTGATACTTACAATGCAATATTGATGCAATGGAATGCGATGCATATGACGGAAGTGAGTGCTGGCCATGACAGACTGGTGTAGTTTGCTGAGTGACACTCTGTACCATAAATGCTTATGGTCTTGCTTAGCAAATGTGATGTGTTTTCTTTGCCATTCTCTCATGAAAgaccataaataaacaaacagttaTTCAATATGTGTTTTGATTGTAATTCAATCGATTCTGTGTAATGTTACTTGCTTCGATGTTATGAAATGGCCTTGTaatgagaattctctctctctctctctctctctctctctctctctctctctctctctctctctctctctctctttctctctctctctctctagacacagTTTCCTTATACATAATATCTATTTAATTAATAGCGCAAATCGAAGTGACCATCTTCCACATAGCATGGAATCAAGTACCAGTGAATTCTGTATATGGAACATTAACCATGCCAATTTATCCCTTGAACAAGCATCACTCATCTTTTGCCTAATAAGAGCTCATGAAAATGCTGACTCATCTTCAAACTCACAGTCTATAGACAATGAATTTGCTTATTGACGTAGAATGAGTAAGTCGTAGCTATTTCATTTCTCAGGTCAGAGTTTAATGAcacacaaacttaaaatatttccTGGGTTCAGATTTGCTGCCCTGTCATCATCATAACAAAAGTCCCACAGTAAATACAGATGatcctgtaaataaattatctgtTCAGGAACTATCTGTTCAGGAACTCTTTTAAGATATCACGAGAtgtctcattaaaaaaaagaaccacaaaaATTCCTGTTTTGGGAATAGTTCCAGAGGCCAACATCGCAACATATTCAGCTGTAttacatttaacattttttttattctaccttGGGCAAGGATCTTACATTAGAATGTTTATGAGCACTTAAGTGGTCTACACACAATTTATGATCAAACTTTACATACAGTAGATGATTTAAGGACGATAGTATGAATTCTCCTTTAAAAGAGACACATTACTTTAAAGTCATCACCCcaccaaaaagaaataaaaaaaaaaaaagtttcaaaattaCATCCTGCTCTCTGGTCAGGACTGGATGACATTTCAAGGTCAATGACATGGAAAATAAAATCGGTAATCACATCATTTACtccaaatgaaaaatatagagTAATTTGTTATAAAACTGCATGTCAGAGGTTGTTTGGTGGTTCAAAATTGCTTAATAAATAATGTGTCAGTTTCCCTAACGGTAGTTTCAGAACCAAATGATTGAGTTATTACATCTATATGTCACAGCCACAAAAATTGCTCCCAACTGCATTTTAGTCATTAGGCAACAATTGTTGTTAAAACATCAGTATAGTAGAGCTTACACTTTGCCTATGGCTTACAGGTGATTCACACCACAGCAGTGCCGTTCAAAAACAGTTATTTTCTTCTCCAGGTATCCCAAGGAAACAAAAGATTGATTCCCATTGCCCTCCAAATATTCTGTCTGGGCCTTTTCCTCCACTAAGGGTTCCACAACCATTGAGGTACATAGGCAGTTCCTGAGGTAGCAATATTCAAGTAGTATCACTTGCTACCACTGCTGTGGTTATTGACAGTAAACAGGCTGACCTGATTATGTAACTGCCTCgctctcaaaagagagagagagagagagaagagagagagagagctcatttacAGCCATTTATTCCTGCTGTGGTTGACAagcattcacaatatatatatatatatatatatatatatatatatatatatatatatatatatatatatatatatatatatatatatgtatatatatatatatatatatatatatatatatatatatacacatagatatatacacatatatatatatacacatatgtatatgcacacatatatatatatatatatatatatatatatatatatatacacatgtatatgcacacctatatatatatatatatatatatatatatatatatatatatatatacaacaatacaCGCActcgcgtatgtgtgtgtatgtgtgagtgtgcgcATGTGTGGCTGAGTGTAGAAAAGGAGAGTGAAAGAGTAAGATTTACCATCAAACAAGTATGAGTCATTATAAATCTAGAATGAATTAGTCCTAAAATTactattaaattataatttttttcaataaaaatagcaaaaataaacacAGTATGTGACGAAAGACATCACTGCAATCTAACACTATGGCTTACTTAAAACCAGCTGACACGAACCACCACTCATTCATAAAATCGAGTCTTACAACTTTCCTCGTAACACGCTGACGTAATTTTCACGGAATTTGCATCACGAATGACAATACAGAAGCCTGTTTACCAAGGGACGTCATGAAAGGGCTTCAATTGCTGCTCAACACTAATCCTTATGGGTTTCTGCTTTCACTTGATCTTTACATACTGTGaccttataactctctctctctctctctctctctctctctctctctctctctctctctctctctcaattgtttgGACCCGAGGCACGTATGGTGATTGGTAGTAGGAAtttttaatgctctctctctgtctctaaatTGTGTGGACCAGATGCACATTGATCAATGATAGAAGaaattttatgctctctctctctctctctctctctctctctctctctctctctctctctctcttactgttgtctacacacacacacgcatatatatatatatatatatatatatatatatatatatatatatatatatatatatatatatatacactatatctgtaaataaaggtaaatatctGTGCAGATAATCACTGACATGTCTGTGAACCGGCTTCATAAAAACACTATCGAGCTCATCTATAGCAGTATGCTGCCTCTCGTTCTAGTACAACTTACGTCACAAATACCAATTAGACAGCATGTAAACAACACGAATTATCAACCTAAATCTATCGCAGATGAAAAGGTGTAATAATCCAGACATTATATAATCATTCGTGGCCATTTTCACACACCTCATTTTTCCTTCCCTGCGGCTCGCCACCTCACGAATCAATATAATTCACACTCACCATCATCTTGATTGTGATCCTCGAACTCAGGTTGAGAGAACGTCAGATTTAATACCTCGGACAGTCACTATCACCCATGATTCCACGAAAACCTAATTTTTACATGTTCCAGTTCCTTTTCTCACCCGGGCCAAACGTACGGAAGCTTTCCCAAAAAGCCATCTTTTTTCCCTCCCACCAAGCTACCAGATGCTCGGCTTCCTAGATTCGGGTTTATCGTCGAAGATCACTTTATATCGGTGACTCAAGCGAATGGAGATTCGTCGAGGGCCTATCTGCAACACGAGAACGCCGCTGACAGTCGCTGACgacgccgtaaaaaaaaaaaaccggttttAGAAACACACTGCCAGTGGCATCATCATCCTCAGCCTCCCACACTCCTGACGGCCCACGTCCGCCATGACACCTCCCCGCTCTCGGATGTAAACAAATCGGGGTTATGGCGCTCTCGCTCGCCTTCCCTCGCGTGTCACACGTAATTCACCTCTTCGCCTGCTACCTGGCGACACTGTGTCATGTTTCGGCCAAGGCCCGCGCCTTGTCAAGCCACGAAACGAACGCTAAACGGGGGAGAGTGACGAAGAgccgacgaagaagaagaagacacacTCACGGCGGcgtctatctctccctctcttcctccctctctctctctctagctcgaACCCGCCGCCACCACAGCCAGCCACGGTCACTACCGAACATCGCTTCAACTGTATTGATCATCGAGTCCTCTCGGGGTCGTACTCAGCAGGAGGACTGCTGCCTGAGCCTCTGCCTTTCAAGGTCACACGGTAGCCATAGAAGGTTAAAGGTAGATTTCGTGCTGATACCGGTCATGGTGGCGGAACGTTTGAGCGTCACGGCCGTGTGGTACTACTCGTTTCAAGAGTACGAGTTTATGCAGTGTTTACTTTTAGCTCTAGTCAATAGAAAAAAGCTGAAATCTCTCACGATCTAACGTAAACGTTAGTTTTTCACCTCATATAACGAATGTTTTAAGATCTAAACTTTTTTTGTGGTACTTATAGTTCTATTGAGAGAAAAAGGTTAAGATCTTCCACAATCTAACTAAACCTTCAGTTTTTCACTTCGTAAACGAAGTATATAGGAtttagacttctttttttttagctatttatAGAAACCACATGTTAGCTATAAACATAAATTGACGATTTGGTTTAAACTTGGGTTTTTCACCTCCTAAACGAATGATGTAACATTTAAACGTTTCTTGTGATACATATAGAAACTATACGCAGTTAGACATGAAGTTATATCGAAAGTTACACATATTTTACTTCTACTGCGATCTTACTTAAGCTTTTGCTTCTCATCTCGTAACATGAAGGATATAAGATTTAAACGCTTTTTGCAAGACTGATAGACACTATATGACACTATATGCTATTAGGTAAAAGGTATATTGAAAGTTGTGTATATTTTTACTTCTACCACGATCCGATGAAAATTTTAAGTTATTGTCttctaaaatgaaatatataaggtTCAGATGTTGTACTTAGGTCTTATAAATGCTGTTAGAgcaaaaatattgtaataatgCAATGAAAATTATCTTCAGCAATTATTTTGCCAATTTATAGTCGAATAGCTATAGTAGACTATGAGAACTACGAAACATACAAGCTGGATTTATGTGAGATGACCTCAGAGTCATTTACACTAATGCAAACACGCAATACAGAGAACTCGTTTCAGGGCTAATAATTTCTCTTCTAATGTACCTCATATCTGCCACAACATTTAGTTGCTATATCATTCTGTCTGTTGCCACATTTAGTTGCTATATCATTCTACTGTTGCTTGCATGTCGAATGCTTGAAGATACCATTAGCAAGCATtacaaatcattatttttattccctGACTTGTAGATACGAATCACGAATTCCATAACAACCTCTTATGGTGGTATGCAACTATATTTACAATGCTCTTTTCGTTATTAAAAACATAGCTTGTGCTAGGATTGCATTTTCTGAATAAACAACACCaatgaagaatatttttagtTATAAGAAGactcaagaaataaaaattaaggtAGCGTTAAGTTATGTGAgatcataaaataaatttaactaTAAGTTGGCAGATGTAATGAGGTACAATAAATTTATGTAACTTGATGGATGTaatagttaaaaataaatttaaataaaattcgatcaatgtaattatataaaaacgACCAATTGGAGACTCATCTGATTGTTGGCGTGCTGATAAaaagaggaaatagaaaaaatgataGTTAAAGAAGATAGCTCATAAGGCAGAGATTTTTAAGCAGATTTCAATATTACGATAAGAAAGTAAATTGCAGGGATTACTTACTAAGATGAAATATATTACAATGATGGAGTTCTAACAAATTCGTGTACaggtgtgtacatgtatatacatatgtgtgtttgtgtgtattgtgtgtgtgtgtcacttaaAGCACAGGTGAAATATAACATATACTAGGTATAGGACCTGACTGGTTTCAACGTTATTTCTAAACTTGTAGGTTTAAGTGACATATAAATCAGGTATTGGTgtgatttaaattatatatatatatatatatatatatatatatatatatatatacaaatatatatatatatatatgtgtgtgtgtgtgtgtgtgtgtgtgtgtgtgtgtatatatatatatatatatatatatatatatatatatatatatatatatatatatatatatatatatatatatatatacatatatatatatatatatatatatatatatatatatatatatatatatatatatatatatatatatatatatatatatatatacatatatacactatatatatgcacatatatacatatatacacctgtGCATGAATTTATGTTTAATCTTTAGAGCTCCATTATTGTAGTAAATTTCATTTTAGTAAGTAATCCCTACAATTTCCTTTTATCGTATTATCAAAATTTACTTATAAATCTCactaccttaat
Coding sequences:
- the LOC135208750 gene encoding E3 ubiquitin-protein ligase trim-21-like produces the protein MMAAFDPRECRVCNEEFDEDERRPRTLTCSHHFCTNCITKLINNHSKQCPFCRVEFQASSAGDVMVNHGVEDFIKFLSNKEAETSPGPHQHLQEHTFAAEKLDNATKDSGATNRNLLVDYQNAETRIEDCIQSLLALKTDLQNENARIEVELLPKINELMIEHKDAIQSLEKTQVKLASQLKEAKDKKRYLRNANDKYDSSASSTKLKEIVSKKDRDNRDYSAAESWLELFKNLSPEDDKLIRKTKKVCRSTKEKVSVAIEVFSSKDSSDDDVSPVLDNATITLRELTFSGQLTLQRLQEMSEPVKALLKQRKIYAIHYDKGISRSAKFTIKGDTTSISTTWKRTRPAR